TTCTTAAGCTTGCAGGTGTTTTGGATAACTTTATTGGATTTCCTCCTATTTTAATCTTTCCAGCAACAGGATGTGTAACTTCCCAAAACATTTCTCTATCTTCTGAAATATGGGGATCATTAACAACTTGGTCAACAGAGTATATAGGAGCACAGGGTATTTTGTTAGAAAGAAGCTCAGATACTACCATATTTACTTCTTTGTTTGATGCCCACTCCTCTACTATTTTTTTAATTTCAGCATGGTTCTTAACCCTATTGCTGTTAATATTAAACCTTTCATCTTTAGATAAATATTCTTTACCAATAAATTTACAATACCTCTCCCAAATATTGTCATTACCTACCCCTAAAACAAACCAACCATCTTTAGCTTTAAAAGAATCATAAGGATAGATAAACTCGTATCTATTTCCTTCGCGTTTTGGAATCCTCTTTTCTACAATGTATATTTGAGTTAGAGTTTCCATAGCAGAAACTACTGAATCTACTAGGGCAACATCAACTTTCTGTCCTTCTCCTGAAATATCTCTATACCGTAAGGCTGTTAATATTCCTATAGCAGAATTCAAAGCAGCAAGAATATCTGCAATCGCAGTTCCCGTTCTGGTAGGAGGACTATCGGGCCAACCGGTTACACTCATAATCCCTCCCATAGCTTGTCCAATAATATCGTATCCTGGTCTATCTTTATATCTACCAAAATGCCCAAATCCTGATATAGAAGCATAAATAATTTGTGGATTTATTTCTTTT
This genomic interval from Atribacterota bacterium contains the following:
- a CDS encoding CoA transferase gives rise to the protein MKSPLDLMALEGIKVLDLTRVLAGPFCTMLLADLGAEVIKLEIPVKGDDTRQYPPFIGSESGYFMNLNRNKKSITLDLKKSESKEIFKDLIKKVDVIIENFRPTTMEQLGLGYENLKEINPQIIYASISGFGHFGRYKDRPGYDIIGQAMGGIMSVTGWPDSPPTRTGTAIADILAALNSAIGILTALRYRDISGEGQKVDVALVDSVVSAMETLTQIYIVEKRIPKREGNRYEFIYPYDSFKAKDGWFVLGVGNDNIWERYCKFIGKEYLSKDERFNINSNRVKNHAEIKKIVEEWASNKEVNMVVSELLSNKIPCAPIYSVDQVVNDPHISEDREMFWEVTHPVAGKIKIGGNPIKLSKTPASLR